In one window of Streptomyces sp. NBC_01224 DNA:
- a CDS encoding DNA-3-methyladenine glycosylase 2 family protein, translated as MDEQTRYEAVSSRDARFDGEFFFAVATTGIYCRPSCPAVTPKRKNVRFYPTAAAAQGNGFRACRRCRPDAVPGSADWNVRADVVGRAMRMIGDGVVDREGVPGLAHRLGYSSRQVQRQLNAELGAGPVALARAQRAHTARVLLQTTGLPVTEIAFASGFASVRQFNDTIRQIYARTPSALRAEAGTGLGAAVREARTTGIPLRLAHRGPYAAREVFDLLAGETVARIEEVSGDPGARTYRRTLRLPYGTGIVAVDEQSAGSWLDARIHLTDLRDLTTAVQRLRRLFDLDADPYAVDERLGTDPRLATSVAARPGLRSPGAADPEEFAVRTLVGGAGAERLVEMYGKVLDVPCGGLTHVFPEPGVLAGAVDGPALRALATALADGDVRLDAGADRDEAEQALLRLPGIGPAAAALIRMRALGDPDVDPDARPEAERWRPWRSYAVRHLSL; from the coding sequence ATGGACGAACAGACCAGGTACGAGGCGGTGAGCAGCCGTGACGCCCGTTTCGACGGGGAGTTCTTCTTCGCCGTCGCAACGACCGGCATCTACTGCCGGCCGAGCTGCCCCGCCGTCACCCCCAAGCGGAAGAACGTCCGCTTCTACCCGACCGCGGCCGCCGCCCAGGGCAACGGCTTCCGGGCGTGCCGACGCTGCCGCCCGGACGCCGTGCCCGGCTCCGCCGACTGGAACGTCCGGGCCGATGTCGTCGGCCGAGCCATGCGGATGATCGGCGACGGCGTGGTCGACCGGGAGGGCGTGCCCGGTCTCGCCCACCGGCTCGGCTACAGCTCACGGCAGGTGCAGCGGCAGCTCAACGCGGAGCTGGGTGCCGGACCCGTCGCGCTCGCCCGCGCCCAGCGGGCCCATACCGCGCGGGTGCTGCTCCAGACGACCGGGCTGCCCGTGACCGAGATCGCCTTCGCGTCCGGCTTCGCCAGCGTGCGGCAGTTCAATGACACGATCCGGCAGATCTATGCCCGTACGCCGAGCGCGCTGCGCGCCGAGGCCGGGACGGGGCTGGGAGCGGCGGTACGGGAGGCGCGCACCACCGGGATCCCGCTGCGGCTCGCCCACCGGGGGCCGTACGCGGCCCGCGAGGTCTTCGATCTCCTGGCGGGCGAGACGGTCGCCCGGATCGAGGAGGTCAGCGGGGATCCCGGTGCCCGTACCTACCGGCGCACCCTGCGGCTCCCGTACGGCACGGGCATCGTGGCCGTCGACGAGCAGTCCGCCGGGTCCTGGCTGGACGCCCGGATCCACCTCACGGACCTGCGGGATCTGACGACGGCCGTGCAGCGGCTGCGGCGTCTCTTCGACCTGGACGCCGATCCGTACGCCGTCGACGAGCGGCTCGGCACCGACCCGCGACTCGCCACGAGTGTCGCCGCCCGCCCGGGGCTGCGCTCGCCGGGTGCCGCGGATCCGGAGGAGTTCGCCGTACGGACGCTGGTGGGCGGGGCCGGGGCCGAGCGGCTCGTCGAGATGTACGGGAAGGTCCTCGACGTCCCCTGCGGCGGGCTCACGCATGTCTTTCCCGAGCCGGGAGTGCTGGCCGGTGCGGTGGACGGCCCGGCGCTGCGGGCTCTGGCGACCGCGCTCGCCGACGGGGACGTACGGCTCGACGCCGGGGCCGACCGCGACGAGGCCGAGCAGGCGCTGCTGCGGCTGCCGGGGATCGGTCCGGCAGCCGCGGCGCTCATCAGGATGCGTGCGCTCGGCGACCCCGATGTGGATCCGGACGCGAGGCCCGAGGCGGAGCGGTGGCGGCCCTGGCGTTCGTACGCCGTACGGCACCTGAGCCTCTAG
- the rsgA gene encoding ribosome small subunit-dependent GTPase A, giving the protein MSFPSSQSFVSSLQGLSASHPLSPYGWDDNWAAEFAPYAGQGLLPGRVVRVDRGQCDVVTPHGTLRADTAFVVPRDPMRIICTGDWVAVDPDGDPQFVRTLLPRRTAFVRSTSSQRSEGQVLATNVDHIAICVSLAVELDLGRVERFLALAMSSSSGDALLRDGASAADGAAQPIVVLTKADLVPDTATLSYLVQDIEAIAPGVQVLPVSSATGEGLDVFGAIVAGGTSVLLGASGAGKSTLANTLLGRDVMEVQAARDVDGKGRHTTTTRNLLVLPSGGVLIDTPGLRGVGLWDAETGVGQVFSEIEELAEQCRFHDCAHESEPGCAVLAAIEDGSLSERRLDSFRKLLRENQRIVAKTDARVRSEMLREWKRRGAEGRAAMDAKRGRLR; this is encoded by the coding sequence TTGTCTTTCCCGTCTTCTCAGTCCTTCGTCTCTTCTCTTCAGGGCTTGTCCGCGTCGCATCCGCTGTCCCCGTACGGCTGGGACGACAACTGGGCCGCCGAGTTCGCTCCGTACGCCGGACAGGGTCTGCTGCCCGGACGCGTGGTGCGGGTGGACCGCGGGCAGTGCGATGTCGTCACACCGCACGGCACGCTCCGGGCCGACACCGCCTTCGTCGTCCCGCGTGATCCGATGCGGATCATCTGCACGGGCGACTGGGTCGCCGTCGACCCCGACGGCGATCCGCAGTTCGTACGGACGCTGCTGCCGCGGCGTACGGCCTTCGTCCGCTCGACTTCGTCGCAGCGCTCCGAGGGGCAGGTGCTGGCCACCAACGTCGACCACATCGCGATCTGTGTCTCGCTCGCCGTGGAGCTCGACCTGGGGCGGGTGGAGCGCTTCCTCGCGCTCGCCATGTCCAGCTCCAGTGGCGACGCGCTGCTGCGCGACGGGGCGTCCGCCGCGGACGGCGCCGCCCAGCCGATCGTGGTGCTCACCAAGGCCGATCTGGTGCCGGACACCGCCACGCTGTCGTACCTCGTCCAGGACATCGAGGCCATCGCGCCCGGTGTACAGGTGCTGCCCGTCAGCTCCGCCACCGGGGAAGGGCTCGATGTCTTCGGCGCCATCGTCGCGGGCGGGACGAGCGTGCTGCTCGGGGCGTCCGGCGCGGGCAAGTCGACCCTCGCCAACACCCTCCTCGGCCGCGATGTGATGGAGGTGCAGGCCGCCCGCGATGTCGACGGCAAGGGCCGGCACACCACCACGACCCGCAATCTGCTGGTCCTGCCCTCCGGGGGCGTACTGATCGACACCCCCGGACTGCGCGGGGTGGGGCTCTGGGACGCGGAGACCGGCGTCGGCCAGGTCTTCTCCGAGATCGAGGAGCTGGCCGAGCAGTGCCGGTTCCACGACTGCGCCCATGAGTCGGAGCCCGGCTGCGCGGTACTCGCCGCGATCGAGGACGGTTCGCTCTCGGAGCGGCGCCTCGACAGCTTCCGCAAGCTGCTGCGCGAGAACCAGCGCATCGTCGCCAAGACCGATGCCCGGGTGCGGTCCGAAATGCTGCGTGAATGGAAGCGCAGAGGGGCCGAGGGCCGGGCGGCCATGGACGCGAAGCGGGGCCGGCTGCGGTAG
- a CDS encoding DUF5949 family protein — translation MTSPRTATGTFTRAQLGTITLIGWSGEHPDGGHDVAFLLVYSLGDGTDGPAAGEAAMRVALDRSGLPVGAGPVHAAETPGLPVTLLVQAGQAVLTLPHFTAQYPAPPEWLAAAHERGEVHAMFATRPWPQGTPGRPVSEELLRSFAGDEEVIMTSAHCVLPARSLG, via the coding sequence ATGACCTCCCCCCGGACCGCCACCGGCACGTTCACACGCGCCCAGTTGGGCACGATCACGCTGATCGGGTGGAGCGGCGAACACCCCGATGGCGGCCACGACGTCGCCTTCCTTCTCGTCTACTCACTGGGTGACGGGACGGACGGCCCGGCCGCCGGGGAGGCCGCCATGCGCGTGGCCCTGGACCGCAGTGGACTGCCGGTCGGCGCCGGTCCCGTCCACGCCGCCGAGACCCCGGGCCTACCGGTGACGCTGCTCGTCCAGGCCGGTCAGGCGGTCCTGACGCTTCCTCATTTCACCGCTCAGTACCCCGCACCGCCCGAGTGGCTGGCCGCGGCCCACGAGCGGGGCGAGGTACACGCGATGTTCGCCACCCGTCCGTGGCCCCAGGGCACGCCGGGCCGGCCGGTCAGCGAGGAGTTGCTGCGGTCGTTCGCAGGCGACGAAGAGGTCATCATGACCTCCGCCCACTGCGTCCTTCCGGCACGCAGCCTGGGCTGA
- a CDS encoding rodlin, giving the protein MKKMTAGAAVAVSLVGLSAAAAPAAMASGDDQGATSVNGNETVGEFGNSVTQGDGSPQFQLVQGTLNKACVGLSAKANAGSLVGVLVPVAAQDVDVLASPQNQQCAENSTQAEGDEALSHLVDDIPVLSGNGVGNS; this is encoded by the coding sequence ATGAAGAAGATGACGGCCGGCGCGGCAGTGGCCGTGTCCTTGGTCGGTCTGTCTGCCGCCGCTGCCCCCGCGGCCATGGCGAGCGGTGATGACCAGGGAGCCACGTCGGTCAACGGCAACGAAACCGTGGGCGAGTTCGGCAACAGCGTGACCCAGGGCGACGGCAGCCCGCAGTTCCAGCTCGTCCAGGGCACGCTGAACAAGGCCTGCGTCGGCCTGTCGGCCAAGGCCAACGCCGGTTCACTCGTCGGTGTGCTGGTGCCGGTCGCGGCTCAGGACGTCGACGTCCTGGCCTCGCCGCAGAACCAGCAGTGCGCCGAAAACTCCACCCAGGCCGAGGGCGACGAGGCACTGTCGCACCTCGTGGACGACATCCCGGTGCTCTCGGGCAACGGGGTCGGCAACAGCTGA
- a CDS encoding rodlin — protein sequence MIKKIMASAAVAASIVGVSAAIAPQAMAVGNDGGTTSFNGNDAVQSYGNSATHGDWSPQFALIQGSLNKPCIALPAKAGVGSALGAVPVAVQDVDALASPQNQQCTENSTQAKGDEALSHLVDDIPVLSGNGTGNS from the coding sequence GTGATCAAGAAGATTATGGCCTCGGCAGCCGTCGCTGCTTCGATCGTCGGCGTCTCCGCCGCGATCGCTCCGCAGGCCATGGCCGTGGGCAACGACGGTGGCACGACGTCGTTCAACGGCAACGATGCTGTCCAGTCGTACGGCAACTCCGCCACCCACGGTGACTGGAGCCCGCAGTTCGCGCTCATCCAGGGCTCACTCAACAAGCCTTGCATCGCCCTGCCGGCCAAGGCCGGCGTCGGTTCGGCCCTCGGCGCCGTGCCGGTCGCGGTCCAGGACGTCGACGCCCTGGCCTCGCCGCAGAACCAGCAGTGCACGGAGAACTCCACCCAGGCCAAGGGTGACGAGGCGCTGTCGCACCTCGTGGACGACATTCCGGTCCTGTCCGGCAACGGTACCGGCAACAGCTAG
- a CDS encoding chaplin — MKYTKVAAIAAGTLMAMGAAAPAFADAGADGSTANSPGVVSGNVVQAPVHVPVNLCGNTVSVIGLLNPASGNACSNT; from the coding sequence GTGAAGTACACCAAGGTTGCCGCCATTGCCGCCGGAACTCTGATGGCGATGGGTGCTGCCGCGCCCGCCTTTGCCGACGCAGGCGCCGACGGCAGCACCGCCAACTCCCCGGGCGTGGTGTCCGGCAACGTTGTCCAGGCTCCGGTCCACGTTCCGGTCAACCTCTGCGGCAACACCGTGAGCGTGATCGGGCTGCTCAACCCCGCCTCCGGCAACGCCTGCTCCAACACCTGA
- a CDS encoding rodlin, which produces MIKRALATGAVAASILGLGATQAMAIGDDNGTTSVNGNGASQSFGSSETRGDGSPQFGLAQGSLNKPCIGLPARADVGSFVGLVPVAAQDVNALSSPQNQQCTENSTQAEGDDPLSHILSGIPVLSGNGAGNS; this is translated from the coding sequence GTGATCAAGAGGGCTCTGGCCACGGGTGCCGTTGCCGCCTCCATCCTGGGCCTTGGTGCGACGCAGGCCATGGCGATCGGCGACGACAACGGTACGACCTCGGTCAACGGCAACGGAGCCTCGCAGTCGTTCGGCAGCTCCGAGACCCGTGGTGACGGCAGCCCGCAGTTCGGCCTGGCTCAGGGCAGCTTGAACAAGCCGTGCATCGGCCTGCCGGCCAGGGCCGACGTCGGCTCGTTCGTCGGCCTGGTCCCGGTCGCGGCCCAGGACGTCAACGCGCTTTCCTCGCCGCAGAACCAGCAGTGCACGGAGAACTCCACCCAGGCCGAGGGCGACGATCCGCTGTCGCACATCCTGAGTGGAATTCCGGTGCTGTCCGGCAACGGTGCCGGCAACAGCTGA
- a CDS encoding chaplin has protein sequence MRKALSKSVLVMAAASGILTAAGGYAFADASADGAATGSPGVGSGNAVQVPVHVPVNVCGNTVNVIGLLNPAFGNECENKGGAGNGNGGGGASAEGTATDSPGVLSGNLIQAPVDVPVNVCGNSVDIVGALNPASGNKCSNVSGPDVEPPVVEPPVVEPPVVEPPVVEPPVVEPPVVEPPVVTPPVVTPPVVTPPVVTPPVVTPPVVEPPVVAPPVDTSVVGEPPTSSVPVATETPVSTGGQLAHTGAADLGVAAGTSAALMLGGAVLMRRVRRSQS, from the coding sequence ATGCGAAAAGCCTTGAGTAAGAGCGTGCTGGTCATGGCGGCGGCGTCAGGCATTCTGACCGCGGCAGGCGGGTACGCGTTCGCGGACGCGTCGGCCGATGGCGCCGCCACCGGTTCGCCGGGCGTCGGCTCGGGCAACGCCGTGCAGGTGCCGGTGCACGTTCCCGTCAACGTGTGCGGCAACACGGTCAATGTGATCGGTCTGCTGAATCCCGCGTTCGGCAATGAGTGCGAGAACAAGGGCGGCGCTGGGAACGGCAACGGCGGTGGGGGTGCGAGCGCCGAGGGCACCGCGACCGACTCTCCCGGTGTGTTGTCCGGAAACCTCATCCAGGCCCCGGTGGACGTCCCGGTCAACGTCTGCGGCAACAGCGTCGACATCGTCGGTGCCCTGAACCCGGCGTCCGGCAACAAGTGCTCAAACGTGAGCGGGCCGGACGTCGAGCCGCCGGTGGTCGAACCGCCCGTCGTCGAACCGCCCGTCGTCGAACCCCCTGTCGTCGAGCCCCCCGTCGTCGAACCTCCGGTGGTCGAACCCCCCGTGGTCACACCCCCGGTGGTCACACCCCCGGTGGTCACGCCTCCGGTGGTCACACCCCCGGTGGTCACGCCTCCGGTGGTCGAGCCCCCCGTAGTCGCACCGCCGGTGGACACGTCCGTCGTCGGTGAGCCCCCGACCAGCAGTGTGCCGGTGGCCACCGAGACGCCGGTGAGCACCGGCGGCCAGCTGGCCCACACCGGTGCCGCTGATCTCGGCGTGGCTGCGGGCACGAGCGCCGCGCTGATGCTCGGTGGGGCGGTGCTGATGCGCCGGGTCCGCCGCTCGCAGAGCTGA
- a CDS encoding dihydrodipicolinate synthase family protein, with the protein MTARNPRYRGVIPPVVTPLTADGDIDRPSLERVVGHLLDGGVSGLFALGSSGEAAYLTPGQQDEVIKVITAAAAGQVPVLVGAIETTTNRAIERARAAAGLGADAVVVTAPFYTRTHETEIDRHFRDVSAALDLPVLAYDVPVCVHSKLDPELLLPLAADGVLAGVKDSSGDDGSFRRLAIGARELPEFSVLTGHELVVDAMMLVGADGSVPGLGNVDPHGYVRLHEAAVRGDWATASSEQERLVALFDIVRAARPGTVSATAAGLGAFKTALMVRGIIATNAMSLPMRRLDAAETATIAACLDRAGLSRA; encoded by the coding sequence ATGACCGCCCGAAACCCCCGCTACCGCGGAGTGATCCCGCCCGTCGTCACCCCGCTCACCGCGGACGGTGACATCGACCGGCCTTCCCTGGAGCGGGTCGTGGGGCATCTGCTCGACGGCGGTGTCAGCGGTCTGTTCGCACTCGGCAGCTCGGGCGAGGCGGCCTATCTGACGCCCGGGCAGCAGGACGAGGTCATCAAGGTCATCACGGCCGCGGCCGCCGGACAGGTCCCGGTCCTCGTCGGTGCGATCGAGACCACCACCAACCGGGCGATCGAGCGGGCCCGCGCAGCCGCGGGCCTCGGCGCCGACGCCGTTGTCGTCACCGCGCCGTTCTACACGCGCACGCACGAGACCGAGATCGACCGTCACTTCCGCGATGTCTCAGCCGCCCTCGACCTGCCGGTCCTCGCGTACGACGTGCCGGTCTGCGTGCACAGCAAGCTCGACCCGGAACTGCTGCTGCCGCTTGCCGCGGACGGTGTGCTGGCGGGGGTGAAGGACTCCAGCGGCGACGACGGTTCGTTCCGACGCCTGGCCATCGGGGCCCGTGAACTGCCGGAGTTCTCTGTTCTCACCGGGCACGAACTGGTCGTCGACGCGATGATGCTCGTCGGTGCGGACGGCTCCGTCCCCGGGCTCGGCAATGTGGACCCGCACGGGTACGTACGTCTCCACGAGGCCGCGGTACGTGGCGACTGGGCCACCGCCAGTTCCGAACAGGAGCGTCTCGTCGCGCTCTTCGACATCGTTCGTGCGGCCCGTCCCGGCACGGTGTCCGCCACCGCAGCGGGCCTCGGCGCGTTCAAGACGGCCCTCATGGTGCGCGGGATCATCGCCACCAATGCGATGAGCCTGCCGATGCGTCGTCTGGACGCGGCCGAGACTGCCACGATCGCGGCCTGCCTGGATCGCGCGGGGCTCTCCCGGGCCTGA
- a CDS encoding ABC transporter ATP-binding protein, translating to MIRLDGVHVRHKARSGGVFRRDAVHALTDATLEIERGEIVGLVGESGCGKSTLARVLTGLQKPTEGEVRFHGRDLWEMSAAQRRDDFGSAVGVVFQDPSTALNPRLTVRHILRDPLDVHRRGTREEREARVEELLDLVGLPGHTLAALPGQLSGGQRQRVAIARALALEPELIVADEPTSALDVSVRAQVLNLLVDLRERLGLGMVFISHDIQTVRYLADRLAVLYLGRIVEEGRAADVAGAPVHPYTEALLSATPSLLETTERIVLTGPVPSATNPPSGCPFRTRCWKADEVCATVFPTEAFGPGEHRWHCVHPQSPASPAGDPAPVSSARSTA from the coding sequence GTGATCAGGCTCGACGGCGTCCACGTACGCCACAAGGCACGCAGCGGTGGAGTGTTCCGCCGGGACGCCGTGCACGCCCTCACCGACGCCACCCTGGAGATCGAGCGAGGCGAGATCGTCGGTCTGGTCGGCGAATCCGGCTGCGGCAAGTCCACCCTCGCCCGGGTGCTGACCGGCCTGCAGAAGCCCACCGAGGGCGAGGTCCGCTTCCACGGCCGCGACCTTTGGGAGATGTCGGCCGCGCAGCGCCGCGACGACTTCGGCTCCGCTGTCGGCGTCGTATTCCAGGACCCCTCCACCGCTCTCAACCCCCGGCTCACCGTCCGCCACATCCTCCGCGACCCCCTCGATGTGCACAGGCGGGGCACCCGGGAAGAGCGCGAGGCACGCGTCGAGGAACTCCTCGACCTGGTCGGCCTGCCCGGCCACACCCTCGCCGCACTGCCCGGACAGCTCTCCGGCGGCCAGCGCCAGCGCGTCGCCATCGCCCGCGCCCTGGCCCTGGAACCGGAACTGATCGTTGCCGACGAACCGACCTCCGCCCTCGACGTCTCCGTCCGGGCCCAGGTCCTCAACCTCCTGGTCGACCTGCGCGAACGTCTGGGTCTCGGCATGGTGTTCATCTCGCACGACATCCAGACCGTGCGCTACCTCGCCGACCGTCTCGCCGTGCTCTACCTGGGCCGGATCGTCGAGGAAGGGCGTGCGGCCGATGTGGCGGGCGCCCCCGTGCACCCCTACACCGAGGCATTGCTCTCCGCGACCCCCAGCCTGCTGGAGACCACTGAACGCATCGTGCTCACCGGACCGGTGCCCTCGGCGACCAACCCACCCTCCGGCTGCCCGTTCCGCACCCGCTGCTGGAAGGCGGACGAGGTCTGCGCCACGGTCTTTCCGACGGAGGCCTTCGGCCCGGGCGAGCACCGCTGGCACTGCGTCCACCCCCAGAGCCCCGCGTCCCCCGCCGGGGACCCGGCACCCGTATCGTCCGCGAGGAGCACCGCATGA
- a CDS encoding dipeptide/oligopeptide/nickel ABC transporter permease/ATP-binding protein translates to MFSTGRLANKLSRPGIAFRALPVTSRIALGILIVVVLGAVLAPLFTQDPLTTGTPVQAPGGAHWFGTDRAGRDVFARVVHGSRYSLIIGLGATAVALVAGALLGSLAATSRKLGDESVMRTLDVVMSFPPIALAAVLVAVFGTSIPVIIFTIAFVYTPSLARVVRANVLSQYGEDYVAAEKVIGARRGYIVLRHVAVNCMAPVMVFATVMVAEAIIFEASLSFIGAGVQDPDPSWGSVLAYGRQILLAGGWWATFFPGLALLTTVLALNILSEGLTDASAAPKSAKACADPTTATAPDPVEAASTADIDAALTKLADRINATEPSITPVREDAAELLAVRDLAIRFPDRYGQIPVVDSLNFTVHEGETLGLVGESGCGKSITSLAVMGLLARNAEVSGEILYRGRDLLKLPPKERRALMGPEIAMVYQDALSSLNPSVLVGTQLNQLTSRGGTKTPAELLELVGLAPERTLRSYPHELSGGQRQRVLIAMALSRDPRLLIADEPTTALDVTVQAQVVELLVRLRDELGFAMVLVSHDLALVGDLAHRVAVMYAGRLAEIGDTRSVLTDPIHHYSRGLLGSVVSLEAGADRLHQIRGIVPAPQGFGTGCRFASRCTAATELCRTTAPELTARGTTNDHGFACHHPAKAAQLEGSAL, encoded by the coding sequence ATGTTCTCCACCGGCCGTCTGGCCAACAAACTGTCCCGACCGGGCATCGCGTTCCGCGCCCTCCCGGTCACCTCCCGCATCGCCCTCGGCATACTGATCGTCGTCGTACTCGGCGCCGTCCTCGCCCCGCTGTTCACCCAGGACCCGCTGACCACCGGCACCCCGGTCCAGGCCCCCGGCGGCGCCCACTGGTTCGGCACCGACCGGGCCGGCCGCGACGTCTTCGCCCGGGTCGTGCACGGCTCGCGCTACTCGCTGATCATCGGCCTCGGCGCAACCGCCGTGGCACTGGTCGCCGGTGCGCTGCTCGGCTCGCTCGCCGCCACCTCGCGCAAACTCGGCGACGAGTCCGTGATGCGAACCCTCGACGTCGTGATGTCGTTCCCGCCGATCGCGCTCGCCGCCGTGCTCGTCGCTGTCTTCGGCACCAGTATCCCGGTGATCATCTTCACCATCGCGTTCGTCTACACCCCGTCGCTGGCCCGCGTGGTCCGCGCCAATGTGCTGTCCCAGTACGGCGAGGACTACGTCGCCGCCGAGAAGGTCATCGGTGCCCGTCGCGGCTACATCGTGCTCCGCCACGTCGCCGTCAACTGCATGGCCCCGGTCATGGTGTTCGCCACCGTCATGGTCGCCGAGGCGATCATCTTCGAGGCCAGCCTCTCCTTCATCGGCGCCGGAGTGCAGGACCCCGACCCCAGCTGGGGCAGCGTCCTCGCCTACGGCCGGCAGATCCTCCTCGCAGGCGGCTGGTGGGCCACGTTCTTCCCCGGCCTCGCGCTGCTGACCACCGTCCTCGCGCTCAACATCCTGTCCGAGGGACTCACCGACGCCTCGGCCGCGCCCAAGAGCGCCAAGGCCTGCGCCGACCCCACCACGGCCACCGCACCCGACCCGGTCGAGGCAGCCTCCACCGCCGACATCGACGCCGCCCTCACGAAACTCGCCGACCGCATCAACGCCACCGAGCCGTCCATCACTCCGGTACGGGAGGACGCCGCCGAACTGCTCGCCGTACGGGACCTGGCGATCCGCTTCCCCGACCGCTACGGACAGATCCCGGTCGTCGACTCGCTGAACTTCACCGTCCACGAAGGCGAAACCCTCGGCCTGGTCGGCGAGTCCGGCTGCGGCAAGTCCATCACCAGCCTCGCCGTCATGGGCCTGCTCGCCCGCAACGCCGAGGTCAGCGGCGAGATCCTGTACCGCGGCCGGGACCTGCTGAAGCTCCCGCCGAAGGAACGTCGCGCCCTGATGGGGCCGGAGATCGCGATGGTCTACCAGGACGCGCTCTCTTCCCTCAACCCGTCCGTACTGGTCGGCACGCAGCTGAACCAGCTCACCTCGCGCGGCGGTACGAAGACCCCCGCCGAACTCCTCGAACTCGTCGGCCTCGCACCCGAACGCACCCTGCGCAGCTACCCCCACGAGCTCTCCGGGGGCCAGCGCCAGCGCGTCCTGATCGCCATGGCACTGTCCCGCGACCCCCGCCTGCTCATCGCCGACGAACCGACCACCGCCCTCGACGTCACCGTCCAGGCCCAGGTCGTCGAACTCCTCGTCAGGCTTCGCGACGAACTCGGCTTCGCGATGGTCCTCGTCTCGCACGACCTCGCGCTCGTCGGCGACCTCGCGCACCGCGTCGCCGTGATGTACGCGGGCCGCCTCGCCGAGATCGGCGACACCCGCTCCGTACTCACCGACCCCATCCACCACTACAGCCGCGGCCTGCTCGGCTCGGTCGTCTCCCTGGAGGCCGGCGCCGACCGGCTGCACCAGATCCGCGGCATCGTCCCCGCGCCACAGGGCTTCGGCACCGGCTGCCGGTTCGCCTCGCGCTGCACGGCCGCCACCGAGCTGTGCCGCACCACCGCACCCGAACTCACCGCGCGCGGCACCACGAACGACCACGGCTTCGCCTGCCACCACCCGGCGAAGGCCGCACAGCTGGAAGGGAGCGCCCTGTGA